A region of uncultured Desulfobacter sp. DNA encodes the following proteins:
- a CDS encoding diguanylate cyclase, with protein MLNNALTRLQILQVEDNPGDARLIKETLLEAESFPHRLYQVGTLAAALETITAYPMDVVLLDLGLPDTHGLESVYKICAAAPDLPVVVLTGLDDKTKALEAVQAGVQDYLVKGFLDPELLARTIRYAIERKRWTRDLYERNQELEAIFHLSSLLTTTLDREKLFPGILDILTTQAKLEIQKQCGMFLIEGESLVLAAHRGLSDSFAAGHTNMTIHDCLCGQTARSGKLLISENCQSDLLHTIHLPGETPHGHIIVPLIGSQGVVGVLFLYTAAGYRLKEEKLRMLRTAGSLMGMAIENVRRFEEATLRSNTDALTGLANRRYLDFFLEKSVATARRYNRPLSALMIDIDFFKKYNDTFGHPAGDKLLKKVADIISSQIRTMDMAARFGGEEFFVLLPETDADGALNIAERIRLAIAEQTEVTISLGTAVYQQKSDRSDGLIKRADTALYRAKQNGRNRVEMAER; from the coding sequence ATGCTGAATAATGCTTTAACCAGGCTGCAGATACTTCAAGTGGAGGACAACCCTGGGGATGCAAGATTGATCAAAGAAACGCTCCTGGAAGCCGAATCTTTCCCTCATCGACTTTACCAGGTCGGGACCCTGGCCGCTGCGCTTGAAACCATCACCGCATATCCCATGGATGTGGTGCTGCTCGATCTTGGCCTACCCGATACCCATGGCCTGGAAAGCGTTTACAAAATATGTGCTGCTGCTCCTGATCTGCCGGTTGTTGTGCTCACCGGCCTCGATGATAAAACGAAAGCATTGGAGGCTGTCCAGGCCGGCGTACAGGACTATCTGGTCAAAGGATTTCTTGATCCGGAACTCCTTGCCAGAACTATCAGATATGCCATAGAACGGAAGCGGTGGACACGGGATCTGTATGAACGGAACCAGGAACTTGAAGCCATATTTCACCTCTCGTCATTGTTGACCACCACCCTTGACAGGGAAAAGCTCTTCCCGGGAATACTCGACATCCTCACGACCCAAGCAAAACTGGAAATTCAAAAACAATGCGGAATGTTCTTGATAGAGGGAGAAAGTCTCGTACTTGCTGCCCATCGCGGCCTTTCCGATAGCTTTGCCGCCGGTCATACAAACATGACGATACATGACTGTCTCTGTGGCCAAACCGCCAGAAGCGGAAAACTCCTCATTTCGGAAAATTGCCAAAGCGATCTTTTGCACACGATCCATCTCCCGGGTGAGACGCCGCATGGCCATATTATCGTACCACTCATCGGGAGCCAGGGGGTGGTTGGGGTGCTGTTTCTCTACACTGCTGCTGGTTACCGCCTCAAGGAGGAAAAGCTCAGGATGTTGCGCACCGCAGGGAGCTTGATGGGAATGGCGATCGAAAATGTCCGGCGTTTTGAGGAAGCGACCCTCAGATCCAACACCGATGCCCTGACCGGTCTGGCCAATCGCCGTTATCTTGACTTTTTTCTCGAAAAATCGGTGGCGACCGCAAGAAGGTACAATCGACCACTTTCTGCCCTGATGATCGATATCGATTTTTTTAAAAAATACAACGACACCTTTGGTCACCCTGCTGGCGACAAGCTGTTAAAAAAAGTGGCAGATATCATTAGCAGCCAGATCAGGACGATGGATATGGCTGCCCGTTTCGGAGGTGAGGAATTCTTTGTCCTCCTGCCGGAAACGGATGCAGATGGTGCATTGAACATCGCCGAACGTATTCGTCTGGCAATAGCAGAGCAGACAGAGGTTACCATTAGTCTTGGAACAGCTGTTTATCAACAGAAAAGTGATAGGAGTGATGGATTGATCAAAAGAGCGGATACGGCCCTCTATCGCGCCAAACAAAACGGCAGAAACCGGGTCGAAATGGCAGAGCGATAA
- a CDS encoding LytS/YhcK type 5TM receptor domain-containing protein: MSASILIGLIHNAALLLLLGAIYNTTVRNPIVVRSTAYQTAFGILVGGICIVLMLTPVQWAPGIVFDTRTILLSVTGLFFGPITTLVAMTIAGLYRFNMGGGGAAMGIATIVSSSLIGLAWRHYRGNKLSGSTALELLRLGAAVHVVMIINTIVSSSLIGLAWRHYRGNKLSGSTALELLRLGAAVHVVMIINMTLLPYNLVFKAISTLSLPVIIIYPIATMFLGLFIINLEKKYLVEKALDISNRKYKNLMKSATDGIHILDQDGKLVETNQAFLKMLGYDEAAANTLSVSDWATQWPKDETLQKLRSLASSPSPVLFETLYRKSDGRIIDVEVNACGIQLGDTTYLYASARDISGRKEISKKFEENVRDLALIHAELQQLTYLIYHELQEPLRQTMGAAQLLAKRYIGRLDRDADEFIDLTIDGVRRMETQINDLLAYLKVGTGYATATTSDSDHALIRAVASLGERIQESGGRITHDERLPKVAIAEDLLVMVFYNLLDNSLKFRRDEPPVIHVGARRTEATITFSVTDNGLGIAQKHHEQIFLLFKRVHHRNEYPGSGIGLAICKRIVERQNGRIWLESVVGRGSTFYFSLSLAKDVEHAE; the protein is encoded by the coding sequence ATGTCAGCATCTATTCTGATCGGACTCATTCACAATGCCGCCTTGTTGCTTTTATTAGGGGCAATATATAACACCACTGTACGTAATCCAATAGTGGTCAGGTCAACAGCATATCAAACAGCTTTCGGGATCCTGGTTGGCGGCATATGCATCGTGCTTATGCTGACACCGGTGCAATGGGCGCCGGGTATTGTTTTTGATACCCGAACCATTCTGCTCAGCGTGACCGGCCTTTTTTTCGGCCCCATTACCACTTTGGTTGCCATGACCATTGCCGGACTGTACCGCTTCAACATGGGCGGTGGAGGGGCAGCCATGGGAATTGCCACCATTGTTTCTTCCAGCTTGATCGGGCTTGCCTGGAGACATTATCGAGGAAATAAACTTTCTGGAAGTACTGCTCTTGAATTGCTTCGTTTAGGTGCGGCTGTCCATGTCGTTATGATTATCAACACCATTGTTTCTTCCAGCTTGATCGGGCTTGCCTGGAGACATTATCGAGGAAATAAACTTTCTGGAAGTACTGCTCTTGAATTGCTTCGTTTAGGTGCGGCTGTCCATGTCGTTATGATTATCAACATGACCCTTCTTCCCTATAATCTTGTTTTCAAGGCTATCAGCACCTTGTCACTCCCTGTTATCATCATCTATCCGATTGCCACTATGTTTCTGGGGTTGTTTATCATCAATTTGGAGAAAAAATATTTGGTAGAAAAAGCGCTCGACATAAGTAACCGGAAGTATAAGAATTTAATGAAGTCTGCAACCGACGGAATCCATATCCTGGATCAGGATGGCAAGTTGGTTGAGACTAATCAGGCATTCTTGAAAATGCTGGGTTACGACGAGGCTGCAGCAAATACCCTGTCTGTGTCGGATTGGGCAACGCAATGGCCAAAAGATGAAACACTTCAGAAACTAAGGAGTCTTGCCTCCTCTCCTTCACCTGTACTTTTTGAGACCTTATATCGAAAATCAGATGGCCGGATAATCGATGTTGAGGTCAATGCCTGCGGCATTCAACTTGGAGATACAACATATCTTTATGCTTCGGCCCGCGACATATCCGGTCGCAAAGAGATATCGAAAAAATTTGAAGAGAACGTACGCGATCTGGCACTAATCCATGCGGAACTGCAGCAACTGACCTACTTGATCTATCACGAGCTGCAGGAGCCGTTACGCCAGACCATGGGAGCAGCTCAGTTGCTGGCGAAACGCTACATCGGCCGATTGGACCGCGATGCCGATGAATTTATCGATCTTACCATCGATGGTGTACGCCGAATGGAGACCCAAATTAATGACCTATTGGCCTATCTCAAGGTTGGCACCGGATATGCCACCGCAACAACTTCCGACAGCGATCATGCTCTAATTAGGGCAGTCGCTTCCCTTGGGGAACGAATTCAAGAAAGCGGCGGCCGGATCACCCATGACGAAAGACTCCCTAAGGTAGCGATTGCCGAAGACTTGCTTGTCATGGTTTTTTATAATCTCTTGGATAACAGCCTTAAATTCCGGCGGGATGAGCCACCGGTCATCCACGTTGGCGCACGGCGGACAGAAGCAACGATCACATTTTCCGTGACTGATAACGGTCTCGGGATAGCGCAGAAGCATCATGAGCAGATATTTCTGCTGTTTAAGCGTGTACACCACCGGAATGAATACCCCGGATCCGGCATAGGTCTGGCGATCTGCAAGCGGATCGTTGAACGACAGAACGGCCGAATCTGGCTTGAGTCAGTTGTCGGCCGGGGATCTACTTTTTATTTTAGCCTTTCTTTGGCAAAGGATGTCGAGCATGCTGAATAA